The window AGGATTATTACAAGCCAACCTTGTGCGTACCCAATTAGATGGCCTACAAGAGACTGAGATTGCAGATATTAATTGGCAATTAAATCAGCAGCGGTTAAAGCTGCGTAAGTTAGCCTTGAATGAATCATCAAACGATCCTTCATCGGTTTCATTTGATGAATCGGCACAACAATCGATTGATGCAGAAATAGAACGGTTACAAGATGCTTATTCAGAGGTAGAACAACGCTTATTTGTGTTGCAAGAAAAATTGCAAAATAATGCATTAGTTGTCGTTGATATGCATGGTAATGAAGTGATGTTGCCGATGATACAAGTGCTGGATATGTGGTATTCGAACAATTTATCATTCTGGGGTAAGCTTACGCATTGGGGGCATCAAGTGGTTAAATTTTTAACCGAAGATCCCCGAGAAGCCAATACTGAAGGTGGCGTTTTTCCTGCTATTTTTGGTACTGTTTTCATGGTGTTACTAATGAGTATTATAGTGACACCTTTAGGCGTAATGGCTGCTATTTACCTACATGAATATGCAGGTAAAAATGGCTTTACTAAGCTTATTCGTGTGGCTGTGATTAACTTAGCGGGTGTGCCTTCCATTGTATACGGTGTGTTTGGTCTAGGCTTTTTCGTATATATGGTTGGGGGAACCATCGATGATGTATTCTTTTCGTCACAACTGCCAACGCCTACTTTCGGTACACCAGGTATTTTATGGTCGGCACTGACATTAGCCATTTTAACCTTGCCTGTTGTGATTGTATCAACAGAAGAAGGTTTGGCGCGTATTCCTAGCTCGGTGCGTCATGGCTCATTGGCATTAGGTGCCACGCAGTCTGAAACCTTATGGCGAATAGTATTGCCAATGGCAAGCCCTGCAATAATGACAGGTTTAATTTTAGCGGTTGCACGTGCAGCAGGTGAAGTTGCCCCTCTTATGCTGGTGGGGGTTGTAAAAATGGCACCTACGTTGCCTGTTGACGGTCATTTTCCTTATGTACACTTAGACCGTAAGTTTATGCACCTTGGATATCATATTTACGATGTTGGCTTTCAGAGCCCCAATGTAGAAGCGGCTCGACCATTAGTGTATGCCACCTCATTTTTACTAGTGACCGTTATCGTCGGCTTGAATTTAACAGCCATTGGTATTCGAAATCATCTACGTGAAAAATTCCGCTCTTTAGAGCAGTAACGCGTTGATATAATAGCGAGAAATACATGCTTTCAGTTAATCCATCAATGGGCTTATTTGAGCCATTAGATTTAGCCTCGTTACCCGATGACAAAACGGCGATGTCAATCGAAGGGCTCGATCTTCATTACGGTAATACGCAGGCGTTGTTTGATATTAATATGCGCATTGCTAAAGGGCAGGTTACCTCATTCATTGGTCCGTCAGGTTGCGGTAAATCGACGTTATTACGCTGCATTAATCGAATGAATGAATTAGTGGATGGTTGCCGTGTTGATGGCAAGATCATGCTTCACGGTCAAAACATCTATGACAGTAAAGTGGATGTAGCATCATTACGTCGCCGAGTGGGTATGGTATTTCAGCGCCCGAATCCATTTCCTAAATCGATTTATGAAAACGTGGTTTATGGGCTGCGCTTACAAGGGTTGAAAGAGCGTCGAGTACTTGATGACGCGGTTGAAAAATCATTACGTGGTGCGGCGTTATGGGATGAAGTAAAAGATCGTTTACATGAAAATGCCTTTGGTTTATCAGGTGGTCAGCAGCAACGTTTAGTGATTGCCCGAGCGATTGCGATTGAGCCGGAAGTCTTGTTATTGGATGAGCCAACATCAGCACTAGATCCTATTTCGACGCTGACGATTGAAGAATTGATTAATGATCTAAAAACGAAATACACGGTCATTATCGTAACCCATAACATGCAACAGGCTGCCCGGGTTTCGGATCAAACCGCATTTATGCACATGGGTGAGCTGGTGGAATATTCCAGTACCAATGATATTTTCACCACCCCAAAAGAGAAACGCACTGAAGATTACATTACTGGCCGATACGGTTAAGGAGTCGCAATATGTTAGATAATTTAAGCCTTGGCCGTCATATATCTGGTCAGTTTAATGCCGAGTTAGAAAGTATTCGTACGCATGTATTAGCGATGGGCGGGCTAGTTGAACAACAACTCGCTGATTCATTAAAAGCAATGCACCAGCAAGATGCTGAATTAGCTAAACGTGTGATTAAAGACGATCACAAAGTTAATGCGATGGAGGTCGCAATTGATGAAGCGTGCACGCGTATTATCGCGAAACGTCAGCCAACCGCGAGTGATTTACGGTTAGTTATCGCCATAATTAAAACCATTACTGATCTAGAACGTATCGGCGATGTGGCGGAAAGTATTGCGAAAGTGGCGTTAGAAAACTTCACGAATAAACAATATAACTTATTGGTATCGTTAGAAGCACTTGGTCAACATGCCGTGAAAATGCTGCATGATGTACTTGATGCGTTTGCGCGTATGGATGTAAAAGCAGCCGTTGAAGTGTATCAAGAAGATGATCGTATTGATCGTGAATATGAAGCGATAATTCGTCAACTGATGACATATATGATGGAAGATCCGCGCTCAATACCCAATGTATTACAAGTTATGTGGTCGGCACGTTCTATTGAGCGAGTTGGCGACCGCTGCCAAAATATTTGTGAATACATTATCTATTTCGTTAAAGGCAAAGATGTTCGCCATACCAATCCTGATGAAATCGGCAATGTCTTGAAATAATTTATCATCAACACTGACCTTCATTACTCGCTCTGCTTGCGAGGTGTTTGAAGGGAATGCCATACTTATACAAATTTAAATAAGTATCTGTTCATTCTTGCTGGTTAAAATCGATAATGACTGCGTTATAAATTTTATAATTAGAACCACTAGTTACTTCAATTTCTATCTTGTTCTTACCGATTTTTTCTACGTAAATTTATGACCATTTACTTATCCAGGTTGGTATTACACATATTTCCCTTGAATTAAACACTCTGAATTCTGCACCTTGAGGTAACTTGGGTGTATGTGCTATCAAGTCTTATTTTGGGCTGAACAAGTCAGGAATAAAGGTTTGATTATCAATAGGTGAGCGCACGTAGCCCTCTTTATTCACTTTAGGTAACGAGATCGTCGGGTAATCAATTTCTTTATAGGGGATCTGAGTTAATAAGTGTGAAATACAGTTGATGCGTGCTTTCTTTTTATTGTCTGCATCGACAACCCACCAAGGGCATTGCTTTGTGTCTGTATAGGCAAACATTGCGTCTTTTGCTGCGGAGTATTCAGCCCAACGATTTCGGGATTCTAAATCCATAGGGCTAAACTTCCAACGTTTCATTGGGGTATTGATACGTTCTAGGAAGCGTTTTTCTTGTTCGTCATCAGAGACTGAAAACCAGTACTTAACCAAGATAATACCAGAGCGTTTAAGCATGCGTTCAAATTCAGGGCATGAACGAAGAAACTCGTTGTACTCTTCATCTGAACAAAAGCCCATGACTTTCTCGACACCGGCGCGGTTGTACCAACTACGATCAAGCAATATCATTTCACCAGCGGCGGGAAGGTGAGAAACATAACGTTGAAAGTACCACTGTGTTTTCTCTTTTTCGGTCGGCTGAGGCAATGCAACAACACGGCAAACACGAGGGTTGAGCTTTTCTGTGATACGTTTTATTACCCCACCTTTACCTGCAGCATCCCGCCCTTCAAAAATAACGACCACCTTCATGCCAGAGTGTTTGATCCACTCTTGAAGTTTGATCAGCTCTATTTGCAGGTTGGCTAGCTCAGATTCATAGTCTGTTTTCTTTAATCGCTTGTCTGAATTATTGGACATTTTTCACTCCAGATAAGATGTACTTAAGAGGGAATGTTATTTAATTGTAACCTTAAGAATAGTTGTTCAGTAAATTTTAGGTATTGAGGTAACAAAAAAGGGATATTCACAGCTAAGTATTTGTTTAGGATGCAATTGAATGGTGTATCATTTTATTTTTATATATGTTGTCATTGTAATGATAATTTTTATCAATTGTAGGCTTGTTATTTCAACTTCACTGAATAAGGTTTTTTGATGTACCGATTAATATCTGGATTTGCGTTTAGGTAATACGAAAGGCTATGACACGGTGGCGAATTACCGTTTAGTTGAAGCATCAAGAATGAGCAAATTCGAAACAGTGATCGACAGCGTTAACACCATTAAGGGTTACGTTGATAAAGAATATAATTGGTTTTCTAAAATAGAATCTGATAGCACATTGAATCGTCTTGTTAGCCGCCAATCTGATAAAGGATGGGATTCGATTTCAACCGAGTTATTCAAATTTTTGGATGATGATGATGTTATTGATTTGCAAACAGCTTTGTATCAACCTATTCCAAGAATGAGTAAAAAGCTGTCATCTGATCAATTGCGAAGTGCTGCTTTATTTCGTGCTGTGATTTGTACCGATGAACTTAGTCCGATAAGTTCGAATGAGGCATTAATATCTGAACCTCGTTTTATGGCAGAATCAAAGCTATTTGGCCATTACCAATATGAACAAAATGCATGGTTATGTGCAGACTGGCCAAACTATCGAGATCCAGTCGCGAATATCGAGAATATGGAACAAAAGTTAGCGGGTCAGCGTATTTTGATGATCGGTGGACAGTATGATCCCGCGACACCTTACGCTTGGACAGAATCGATGCATCAGGAATTTGGTAACTTGGCTTCTCTGATTACGGTGAATAACTATGTTGACCACGGTTTTAGCTTTGATGGCAATACGTGTATCGATAACCCAACGACGCAATACTTATTAAATCCAGAAATACCGGTTGGTAATATTAGCTGTGATGGCTCTATTCAAACGAAATCGGCGACGTATTCTAGCGGTATAACGCCTGAAGAAGATATCCATCCGGCGAAAAGAGTTCGTGGCCTTTAAGGTATATAATCGACAGGAAAATAAAGCCAGCCATAGTGCTGGCTTTATCGTTTAAATAGCATGAAATCTAACGGATTGCGTTGATTACTGCAGAGATTTTTTCAACCGAAGTAACAGGAATACTGAAGTCATCAATATCGGCGCTACCCATATGTGCTTGGTTAGCGAATTGCACCATATGACTCGGGCGTGTACTTTTACCAGATAAGTGAATTTCACGAATGCCTGTACGAGTGATAATTTGTTTTGCGTTAGTAGCCGTTACTCCGGCACCCGCCATGATACTCAAATTATCGCCACAATATGTAACCATCTCAGCAATCATATCTACGCCATCAAGTGCATTAGCTTGTAAGCCTGATGTTAGTATCCGCTCACAGCCAGCAGCCATAATGTTGTCTAATGCTGCCATTGGATCAATACATTGATCGATAGCACGGTGAAACGTTACCCCTAAGCCATTTGCTTCTTTCATTAGGCTATTAAGAATATCGCGATCGATATGACCTTCTTGTGTTAATACCCCAATAACGACACCCTGAAGCTGCGCTTTTTTCGCTGCGTGAATATCTGCCAGCATGATTTCGACATCATCACTTGAGAATAAAAAGTCACCTTGGCGTGGGCGAATCATGGCATAAACAGGAATTGAGGCGTGTTTGGCTGCTAATTGCATAAAACCCGCGCTGGGTGTTAAACCACCAAGGGCTAATGAAGAACATAATTCAATGCGGGAAGCGCCACCTTGCTGTGCATAGTGAAGTGATTCTAGGTTGTCGATACAAACTTCAAGTTGGATTGTCATTATTATTCAAACGCGAGGGTAGGTATTGGCAGTCTAATCTATCTATACCCAAGTTGCTTAAGTGGTGACGATAAATGCGAAGAAATTTTGAGAGGGAATAAGGATAATATGATTGAGATTTGATTTGAGAGGGCAGTTTTGTCCAGATAAAAAAAGGGCCCGGTGCAATCCGGGCCTCATCGTTCTTTTTGCCTTTGGCTGACTTAGGCTTTACGCTTTTGCGTTCGTTGCCTCAACACCGTGAGCATGGTGTTGTTAACTCTTCAGTAAGAAGAATTATAGGTCTGCAGTGTGCTCAGATAGGTAGTCAGCAACACCTTTTGGAGATGCGTCCATACCTGCTTTGCCTTCTTCCCACTGTGCTGGACAAACTTCACCGTTTTTCTGGTGGAAGTTTAGTGCATCAACCATGCGTAGCATTTCGTCGATGTTACGGCCTAGT is drawn from Photobacterium profundum SS9 and contains these coding sequences:
- the pstA gene encoding phosphate ABC transporter permease PstA translates to MIKWFKSGSPWIWLTAGAVSLSLVAVLGLLLLIGWKGLSFFWPAPVYQFDVSINGSNQIIIGEIYEQKSIPVEQLADAGIDVSNIEGNSVPRYLIKTGNRERVALDFITLLKTQISHQVLADNIAVIDRDKNGKFYGYPIGFIDDGQRRGIENIEEGLLQANLVRTQLDGLQETEIADINWQLNQQRLKLRKLALNESSNDPSSVSFDESAQQSIDAEIERLQDAYSEVEQRLFVLQEKLQNNALVVVDMHGNEVMLPMIQVLDMWYSNNLSFWGKLTHWGHQVVKFLTEDPREANTEGGVFPAIFGTVFMVLLMSIIVTPLGVMAAIYLHEYAGKNGFTKLIRVAVINLAGVPSIVYGVFGLGFFVYMVGGTIDDVFFSSQLPTPTFGTPGILWSALTLAILTLPVVIVSTEEGLARIPSSVRHGSLALGATQSETLWRIVLPMASPAIMTGLILAVARAAGEVAPLMLVGVVKMAPTLPVDGHFPYVHLDRKFMHLGYHIYDVGFQSPNVEAARPLVYATSFLLVTVIVGLNLTAIGIRNHLREKFRSLEQ
- the pstB gene encoding phosphate ABC transporter ATP-binding protein PstB; the protein is MLSVNPSMGLFEPLDLASLPDDKTAMSIEGLDLHYGNTQALFDINMRIAKGQVTSFIGPSGCGKSTLLRCINRMNELVDGCRVDGKIMLHGQNIYDSKVDVASLRRRVGMVFQRPNPFPKSIYENVVYGLRLQGLKERRVLDDAVEKSLRGAALWDEVKDRLHENAFGLSGGQQQRLVIARAIAIEPEVLLLDEPTSALDPISTLTIEELINDLKTKYTVIIVTHNMQQAARVSDQTAFMHMGELVEYSSTNDIFTTPKEKRTEDYITGRYG
- the phoU gene encoding phosphate signaling complex protein PhoU, with protein sequence MLDNLSLGRHISGQFNAELESIRTHVLAMGGLVEQQLADSLKAMHQQDAELAKRVIKDDHKVNAMEVAIDEACTRIIAKRQPTASDLRLVIAIIKTITDLERIGDVAESIAKVALENFTNKQYNLLVSLEALGQHAVKMLHDVLDAFARMDVKAAVEVYQEDDRIDREYEAIIRQLMTYMMEDPRSIPNVLQVMWSARSIERVGDRCQNICEYIIYFVKGKDVRHTNPDEIGNVLK
- the ppk2 gene encoding polyphosphate kinase 2 encodes the protein MSNNSDKRLKKTDYESELANLQIELIKLQEWIKHSGMKVVVIFEGRDAAGKGGVIKRITEKLNPRVCRVVALPQPTEKEKTQWYFQRYVSHLPAAGEMILLDRSWYNRAGVEKVMGFCSDEEYNEFLRSCPEFERMLKRSGIILVKYWFSVSDDEQEKRFLERINTPMKRWKFSPMDLESRNRWAEYSAAKDAMFAYTDTKQCPWWVVDADNKKKARINCISHLLTQIPYKEIDYPTISLPKVNKEGYVRSPIDNQTFIPDLFSPK
- a CDS encoding alpha/beta hydrolase, coding for MANYRLVEASRMSKFETVIDSVNTIKGYVDKEYNWFSKIESDSTLNRLVSRQSDKGWDSISTELFKFLDDDDVIDLQTALYQPIPRMSKKLSSDQLRSAALFRAVICTDELSPISSNEALISEPRFMAESKLFGHYQYEQNAWLCADWPNYRDPVANIENMEQKLAGQRILMIGGQYDPATPYAWTESMHQEFGNLASLITVNNYVDHGFSFDGNTCIDNPTTQYLLNPEIPVGNISCDGSIQTKSATYSSGITPEEDIHPAKRVRGL
- a CDS encoding copper homeostasis protein CutC; the protein is MTIQLEVCIDNLESLHYAQQGGASRIELCSSLALGGLTPSAGFMQLAAKHASIPVYAMIRPRQGDFLFSSDDVEIMLADIHAAKKAQLQGVVIGVLTQEGHIDRDILNSLMKEANGLGVTFHRAIDQCIDPMAALDNIMAAGCERILTSGLQANALDGVDMIAEMVTYCGDNLSIMAGAGVTATNAKQIITRTGIREIHLSGKSTRPSHMVQFANQAHMGSADIDDFSIPVTSVEKISAVINAIR